In Syngnathoides biaculeatus isolate LvHL_M chromosome 5, ASM1980259v1, whole genome shotgun sequence, the following are encoded in one genomic region:
- the pon3.1 gene encoding serum paraoxonase/lactonase 3.1 isoform X2 codes for MEILSFISAGVTLLYVLLGERMVNMRKMYLASREPVKNHLSNCVLLKNLSNGSEDITVFGDGLAFISTGLKYPGLPSSDALGKIFLLDLKKSDMEPAELSVSVNFDLKTFNPHGISVYTDPTSGTVYLFVVNHPHHKSQVELFEFDERGLSLLHLKTFKHKLLHSVNDIVALGVDRFYATNDHYFSDELLKSVVEPLLGQPLTNVVYFSTEMVKVVSEGYYFANGINISPDQRHIYVADIMAHNVHVLERIEDNGLAPVKNVALGSLCDNIEVDRKTGDLWLGCHPNAWRIFHFDPKNPPGSEILFPVEWTFSMAILSSAP; via the exons ATGGAAATACTGAGCTTCATCTCAGCGGGTGTAACGTTGCTTTATGTGCTGCTCGGCGAGCGGATGGTCAACATGAG AAAAATGTATCTTGCGTCTCGAGAACCGGTCAAGAATCACCTTTCCAACTGTGTATTGCTCAAAAATCTGA GTAACGGTTCTGAGGATATAACGGTCTTTGGAGACGGGCTCGCTTTTATCAGCACT GGTTTAAAGTACCCTGGTTTGCCATCCTCCGATGCTCTCGGGAAGATCTTCCTCCTCGATCTAAAAAAGTCCGACATGGAGCCAGCGGAGTTGTCCGTATCAGTGAACTTTGACCTGAAGACGTTCAACCCTCACGGCATCAGTGTCTACACGGACCCGACGA GTGGCACGGTGTACTTGTTTGTTGTGAATCATCCTCATCACAAGAGCCAAGTGGAGTTGTTTGAATTTGATGAGAGGGGACTTTCCCTCCTGCATTTGAAGACCTTCAAACATAAACTTCTTCACAG TGTGAATGATATCGTGGCTTTGGGAGTGGATCGTTTCTATGCCACCAACGATCACTACTTTTCCGACGAGCTCCTGAAAAGTGTCGTGGAGCCTCTTCTGGGCCAACCTTTGACTAATGTGGTTTATTTCAGTACGGAGATGGTCAAAGTGGTCTCCGAGGGATATTACTTTGCAAACGGCATCAATATCTCACCAGACCAAAG GCATATATATGTGGCGGACATAATGGCCCATAATGTGCATGTGTTGGAGCGAATAGAAGACAATGGCTTGGCCCCTGTCAAG AATGTGGCTTTGGGTTCACTTTGCGACAACATCGAAGTCGACAGGAAAACCGGCGACCTGTGGTTAGGCTGCCACCCCAACGCGTGGAGAATTTTCCATTTCGACCCCAAAAACCCACCCGGGTCGGAG ATTCTTTTTCCAGTTGAATGGACCTTttcgatggcgatcttaagctccgccccctga
- the LOC133500472 gene encoding serum paraoxonase/arylesterase 2-like isoform X2 — protein MGSPLSALVAWSARANGQEAGHTLNRLPANRKGLKYPGFSSSDAPGKIVLLDLKDPRLRPTELRMPRNFDLETFTPHGISVYTDPTDGTVYLFVVNHPHHKSQVELFQFIDEDFSLLHLKTFKHKLLHSVNDIVALGADRFYATNDHYFSNEFLKTFVETLLGQAWTNVVYYSAETVKVVSEGYYFANGINISPDKRYIYLADFIDHKVHVLERKDDNALASVKSVAVGSLCDNIEVDPKTGDLWLGCHPNGWKLLKYDPKDPPGSEVICIRNIHSEQPVVTQVYADDGHVIVGSSVATTYGGKLIIGSIFHKALCCDLEEGEAITEEGDRFFESSDK, from the exons GGTCTGAAGTACCCCGGGTTTTCCTCTTCCGACGCGCCCGGTAAGATCGTTCTCCTTGATCTAAAAGACCCTCGGCTGAGGCCGACGGAGCTGCGCATGCCGAGGAACTTCGACCTGGAGACGTTCACCCCTCACGGCATCAGCGTCTACACCGACCCGACCG ATGGCACAGTGTACCTGTTCGTTGTGAATCACCCTCATCACAAAAGCCAAGTAGAGTTATTTCAATTCATTGACGAGGACTTCTCCCTGTTGCATCTAAAGACCTTCAAACACAAACTTCTTCACAG TGTGAATGATATCGTGGCCTTGGGGGCGGATCGTTTCTATGCCACCAATGATCACTATTTTTCCAACGAATTCCTTAAAACGTTCGTGGAGACGCTCCTGGGTCAGGCCTGGACCAACGTCGTGTATTACAGCGCGGAGACCGTCAAAGTGGTCTCTGAGGGGTACTACTTTGCAAACGGCATCAACATCTCACCGGACAAAAG GTATATTTATCTAGCTGATTTTATTGACCATAAAGTCCACGTATTGGAGAGGAAAGACGACAACGCATTGGCCTCTGTGAAG TCTGTAGCCGTGGGGTCACTCTGCGACAACATTGAAGTTGACCCCAAAACGGGAGACCTGTGGTTAGGCTGCCACCCCAACGGGTGGAAACTTCTCAAGTATGACCCCAAAGACCCACCTGGATCCGAG GTCATCTGCATTCGGAACATCCATTCGGAGCAGCCGGTGGTGACGCAGGTGTACGCCGACGACGGTCACGTCATCGTTGGCTCCTCTGTCGCGACGACCTACGGGGGGAAACTGATCATCGGATCCATATTTCATAAAGCCTTATGCTGCGATTTAGAAGAGGGGGAGGCAATAACTGAGGAAGGGGATCGTTTCTTCGAATCCTCCGACAAATAG